Proteins encoded by one window of Camelus dromedarius isolate mCamDro1 chromosome 27, mCamDro1.pat, whole genome shotgun sequence:
- the BTBD2 gene encoding BTB/POZ domain-containing protein 2 isoform X1: protein MFNGGMATTSTEIELPDVEPAAFLALLNPWQPGAPSPCLGTGLFRTPHIRGLTLCVLLCLLLSLSTVLSGSGPVGARGGPSVFILCGQWSFGRSNLMFLYSDEVQIGPETVMTTLYTAKKYAVPALEAHCVEFLKKNLRADNAFMLLTQARLFDEPQLASLCLENIDKNTADAISAEGFTDIDLDTLVAVLERDTLGIREVRLFNAVVRWSEAECQRQQLQVTPENKRKVLGKALALIRFPLMTIEEFAAGPAQSGILVDREVVSLFLHFTVNPKPRVDFIDRPRCCLRGKECSINRFQQVESRWGYSGTSDRIRFSVNKRIFVVGFGLYGSIHGPTDYQVNIQIIHTDSNTVLGQNDTGFSCDGSASTFRVMFKEPVEVLPNVNYTACATLKGPDSHYGTKGLRKVTHESPTTGAKTCFTFCYAAGNNNGTSVEDGQIPEVIFYT, encoded by the exons ATGTTCAACGGGGGAATGGCCACCACGTCCACTGAGATCGAGCTGCCCGACGTGGAGCCCGCTGCCTTCCTGGCCCTGCTCAA cccctggcagccaggagCCCCCTCCCCGTGTCTGGGGACTGGCCTGTTCCGGACGCCTCACATCCGTGGACTCACGCTGTGTGTCctcctgtgtctgcttctctccctgagcacCGTGCTCTCAGGGTCCGGCCCCGTGGGAGCGCGTGGAGGTCCCTCAGTTTTCATCCTCTGTGGTCAGTGGAGTTTTGGAAGGAGTAACCTAat GTTTCTGTACTCCGACGAGGTTCAGATCGGGCCCGAGACGGTCATGACCACGCTGTACACCGCCAAGAAGTACGCGGTGCCCGCGCTCGAGGCCCACTGCGTGGAATTTCTGAAGAAGAACCTGCGGGCGGACAACGCGTTCATGCTGCTGACGCAg GCGAGACTCTTCGACGAGCCACAGCTTGCCAGCCTGTGCCTGGAGAACATCGACAAGAACACGGCCGACGCCATCTCGGCAGAGGGCTTCACGGACATTGACCTGG ACACGCTGGTGGCCGTGCTGGAGCGGGACACCCTGGGCATCCGGGAGGTGCGCCTGTTCAACGCCGTCGTGCGCTGGTCGGAGGCCGAGTGTCAGCGGCAGCAGCTGCAGGTGACGCCCGAGAACAAGCGGAAGGTGCTGGGCAAGGCACTGGCCCTCATCCGCTTCCCGCTGATGACCATCGAGGAGTTCGCTGCAG GGCCCGCGCAGTCGGGCATCCTCGTGGACCGCGAGGTGGTCAGCCTCTTCCTGCACTTCACGGTCAACCCCAAGCCGCGCGTGGACTTCATCGACCGGCCGCGCTGCTGCCTCCGCGGGAAGGAGTGCAGCATCAACCGCTTCCAGCAGGTCGAGAGCCGCTGGGGCTACAGCGGCACCAGCGACCGCATCAG GTTCTCCGTCAACAAGCGCATCTTCGTGGTTGGCTTCGGACTTTACGGCTCCATCCACGGGCCCACAGATTACCAAGTCAACATCCAG ATTATCCACACGGACAGCAACACGGTCCTGGGCCAGAACGACACGGGCTTCAGCTGTGACGGCTCGGCCAGCACCTTCCGAGTCATGTTCAAGGAGCCGGTGGAGGTGCTGCCCAATGTCAACTACACCGCCTGTGCCACGCTCAAG GGCCCGGACTCCCACTATGGCACCAAGGGCCTGCGCAAGGTGACCCACGAGTCGCCCACGACGGGGGCCAAGACGTGCTTCACCTTCTGCTACGCGGCCGGGAACAACAACGGCACGTCGGTGGAGGACGGCCAGATCCCCGAGGTCATCTTCTACACCTAG
- the BTBD2 gene encoding BTB/POZ domain-containing protein 2 isoform X2, with translation MAAGGSGGRASCPPGVGPGAGGGPGPSANAAPAPGNAAAASAPAPAAPGPPPQVSGPGAQAAAGGERAAEEPGAAALLREPVYNWQATKPTVKERFAFLFNNEVLCDVHFLVGKGLGAQRIPAHRFVLAVGSAVFDAMFNGGMATTSTEIELPDVEPAAFLALLKFLYSDEVQIGPETVMTTLYTAKKYAVPALEAHCVEFLKKNLRADNAFMLLTQARLFDEPQLASLCLENIDKNTADAISAEGFTDIDLDTLVAVLERDTLGIREVRLFNAVVRWSEAECQRQQLQVTPENKRKVLGKALALIRFPLMTIEEFAAGPAQSGILVDREVVSLFLHFTVNPKPRVDFIDRPRCCLRGKECSINRFQQVESRWGYSGTSDRIRFSVNKRIFVVGFGLYGSIHGPTDYQVNIQIIHTDSNTVLGQNDTGFSCDGSASTFRVMFKEPVEVLPNVNYTACATLKGPDSHYGTKGLRKVTHESPTTGAKTCFTFCYAAGNNNGTSVEDGQIPEVIFYT, from the exons ATGGCGGCGGGTGGGAGCGGCGGGCGCGCGTCTTGCCCGCCGGGGGTCGGCCCGGGCGCGGGGGGCGGCCCCGGGCCCAGCGCCAACGCCGCCCCGGCCCCCGGCAACGCGGCCGCCGCCTCCGCGccggcccccgccgcccccgggcCGCCCCCGCAGGTGTCCGGGCCGGGCGCGCAGGCCGCGGCGGGCGGAGAGCGGGCGGCCGAGGAGCCGGGGGCGGCGGCGCTGCTGCGCGAGCCGGTCTACAACTGGCAGGCCACCAAGCCCACGGTGAAGGAGCGCTTCGCCTTCCTCTTCAACAACGAGGTGCTCTGCGACGTGCACTTCCTGGTGGGCAAGGGGCTCGGCGCGCAGCGCATCCCGGCGCACAG GTTCGTGCTGGCCGTGGGCAGCGCTGTCTTCGACGCCATGTTCAACGGGGGAATGGCCACCACGTCCACTGAGATCGAGCTGCCCGACGTGGAGCCCGCTGCCTTCCTGGCCCTGCTCAA GTTTCTGTACTCCGACGAGGTTCAGATCGGGCCCGAGACGGTCATGACCACGCTGTACACCGCCAAGAAGTACGCGGTGCCCGCGCTCGAGGCCCACTGCGTGGAATTTCTGAAGAAGAACCTGCGGGCGGACAACGCGTTCATGCTGCTGACGCAg GCGAGACTCTTCGACGAGCCACAGCTTGCCAGCCTGTGCCTGGAGAACATCGACAAGAACACGGCCGACGCCATCTCGGCAGAGGGCTTCACGGACATTGACCTGG ACACGCTGGTGGCCGTGCTGGAGCGGGACACCCTGGGCATCCGGGAGGTGCGCCTGTTCAACGCCGTCGTGCGCTGGTCGGAGGCCGAGTGTCAGCGGCAGCAGCTGCAGGTGACGCCCGAGAACAAGCGGAAGGTGCTGGGCAAGGCACTGGCCCTCATCCGCTTCCCGCTGATGACCATCGAGGAGTTCGCTGCAG GGCCCGCGCAGTCGGGCATCCTCGTGGACCGCGAGGTGGTCAGCCTCTTCCTGCACTTCACGGTCAACCCCAAGCCGCGCGTGGACTTCATCGACCGGCCGCGCTGCTGCCTCCGCGGGAAGGAGTGCAGCATCAACCGCTTCCAGCAGGTCGAGAGCCGCTGGGGCTACAGCGGCACCAGCGACCGCATCAG GTTCTCCGTCAACAAGCGCATCTTCGTGGTTGGCTTCGGACTTTACGGCTCCATCCACGGGCCCACAGATTACCAAGTCAACATCCAG ATTATCCACACGGACAGCAACACGGTCCTGGGCCAGAACGACACGGGCTTCAGCTGTGACGGCTCGGCCAGCACCTTCCGAGTCATGTTCAAGGAGCCGGTGGAGGTGCTGCCCAATGTCAACTACACCGCCTGTGCCACGCTCAAG GGCCCGGACTCCCACTATGGCACCAAGGGCCTGCGCAAGGTGACCCACGAGTCGCCCACGACGGGGGCCAAGACGTGCTTCACCTTCTGCTACGCGGCCGGGAACAACAACGGCACGTCGGTGGAGGACGGCCAGATCCCCGAGGTCATCTTCTACACCTAG